TCGACGTGTCGAGGAAAGTGGCGTGGTACACGGAGAAAAGATAAGACTTCACGCTCGTCCGAGGCCTGGTGCGACAAGGCAGACGCAACCCTTATACGACAATGACCTGAGAGGCCACGGTTTTCCAATTCATTTTGGACACTGTGAGGCACGGCAACATCTACTGTCGCTGGAGAGGGAGCATACAAGCTACTGTAGGGGAGTATGATGGCAGGACATCTCTGGATTGCAGCAAGAAACTGGTCGACATGTTTTGCGCGAAATGCACTGCGCATCTTCCCAAACTCTGTAGTACGAGATTAATTCTCTGTGTAAGATTTGGATCACACAGATTCGTACAGAAGCACAATGCATCAGATCTCAAGGACCAACCCATTCAGGAATACGAGATGGAGTTGGAATGCGGGCGTGTGCTCCGCACATCGAAGACTAGACCTTGTCTCTGCCGGTGGCGTTTACGCTCGCCCCGAGAGTGGTTCTGCCTGGTTCCATGTGTGTTCTTTCGACATAGGGCTTCAGGCTCACAAAGACCCCGATTCTGGGAATCAAAGCATGACTCGCGTTGTCGATATGGGGTCTAATAGCACTTCCTTGTCATGCGATCGAAACAGCCTAGCAAACCTGCTCAATGGAATGGCAAGGAATCGagtgagctgcagctgcagcgtaGATCGAAGCAGATTCATAGGACGGATCTCTCACCCTCGGAAGAGGAACAATATGCAAAGCTGACAAGCGAATGAACTGAACAATTCTGCAATATACATGTGAAAGGCAGCATTCCCCATCGACTCATTTCTGGGGTCACAATGCCGGCCGCCGAGGAGAGACTTCAGTTCGCCTTGTTCGTGCGTACTCGGATATGCCGGGTACAGCGATGACCCTGTGAATTGGGGAATGCAGGAAGATGAGGTAAGCCAGGCAAGGATGGACATGAGGGTCCAGAGAGCAGTACTGCGATTGACGTTCTCGTTCTCGTCCTATTTGCGGATTCACGGATAGCATTTGCTTCTTATGGCCCACTCCACTAGAGACGCAGAGCCTGCAGTCTAAGAGTCTGTCCGCGCGCAAGCCTGCTGTACCTTGTGTGGTTGGTTTGCGGGGACGGCATAATCAGGAAATGGTCTTGCCTATCCACTAGCATTTAGCAAGTCGGCAGGACGACCTCGCTCCCTGCTTTTCAATATTGCTTTTTCATGACTCGTGCTGGCAATGGCACAGACACGAGATCGACCTATTGAAGTGGCGATTGTCGGAGCTGGTGTCTCTGGCCTCGCGGTTGCCAATGGACTACTTCAAGATGCTCAGCAGCGGTACAATATTACCGTCTATGAGCGGGACTCTATCGCCTTCAGCTCGGATCGAGGGGGATATCAGATCCACATCAACACTACCGCCCTCGAAGCTCTAAGACAAGTATTGGATCAGTACAGCTGGAGTCTCCTCCAGAAATCCTGGACCAGGAAAGATCCACGACCGCCATCGCTAGTGAACCCAGCAGATTTCGGCCTGGTTCTCGACCTTTCCCAACTCAAGTTGTATCCTCAAAGCAAGCAGATTGCAAGGACAAGTCTGCGACGCGCTCTGTTGGATCGCCCACTGGGAAGAGCTTGTGTTCGCTTCGACCATCGCCTAGATCGACTCATCACTCATGAGACGGATGTCGAGCTGTGCTTTACGAACAAAGCCAGCACTCGCGCCGATATCGTCATTGCCGCTGATGGAAGCAACAGTAAGATAAATGCTCTACTTGGCTTGAAAAACAAAGTCAAGCTCAAGGACTGGGTCTCTATCCAAGCAAGAGGACCCATCGATCAAGCCACATATGAAGCTCTGCCTGCATCTCTAAAGACTGCGGGCGCAGTGGTATACCTTGGCGGACGCAAGATTGCTGGATACGTCACCGTATATGGCGGCCAATGTGATACTGACGTGCAAACCAACAACGACAATCTCACGCTAAACTGGGCTGTCATGCTACCTTCACAGATTGGACAGCCTATGCTTGAGATGGCACAAAGTGATTCTGAAGCATCGATAGAGCTGCTAGTCGACTACATCGATCAAGCTTTAGGCCCTTCACATCCTTTGACAAATATGGCCACTAGTGTGAAATCCAACATGAGAGTTGGGCTGCTCACAAGCTCGGTCCAACCTGCCATTGATTGGCGTCAAACAGCAAATGCAAGTCCTCAAATCTTCCTTCTCGGCGATGCGATCCATGCCATGGCGCCAAGTCGAGGGATGGGTGCTAATCAGGCACTCATCGACGCTGCGAAGCTGGTGGCTCTCCTCAACGAATCGTCGATTTCTGATCCTGCGTCTCTGCAAACCACGCTGCCGGATCTCGTCCAGAAATTCGAAGCAGAGATGTTGCCTCGTGCGTTCAAAATGGTCAAAGCAAGCGAAGACATGATCGGACTTGATTTGACTAGTCGTCTGGACCGGTGGAAGGTCTACGCTGTTGGCTTTGTGCTGACTGTCGCGGGATGGGGCTACAgcatgctcgagctcgtcgGACTATTTGATAACAAGCGATGGGAAGACCTAGCGCATCATAAGGTCGAATGATCAAACGGCTTGAGTCGGGCAAAGGATACACAAGACGAGGGGGGACAACTTCTACACGATGATGAACGTATAATCGAAGAAGAGCCTGTTTAGGTAGACTACCTGAACGGAAGACTCTTGCCTCCGGTCTTAACCCGAAATGGCTCGACAGATCGCGTCTGAAGTACAGCTTTAATTCCTAGCAAACAGAACTATGCCATGGAAGGTAGCAAGCCAGCCGTGGCAATTCGCATCCTCTTTCCGAACAGCCAAACAGGCACAGTCAAAATGGTAAAAAGACCCAGTATCCCACCGAATACGCCAAAAGGTATCTCTGGCCCAGCGCTCATCACCCAGTTGCTCACAAAGAAACTGTAGGCAAAGGAGACGACTCCTCGGGCTATCGTTGTCATAACAAAAGCGTCAGCTGCCAATGGGCCATACGAGTCGATCAGATAGCTGAAGCCCACGGAGGGCACCGAAAGGAGGGCGTAAGATATCATACCCAACCCAACAACCATTCCTGCCCACACGCCAGTTCCAGGATTGCCAGCAGAAAAGCCGAAGCACCAGATTCCTGCTGTTGCGATGATCAGAGCAGGAAACATGATAGGTAAACGTGCTTCCGGTTCGGCAAGTCCAGTGCGATCTCTCTTCGCATAGCGTTTGGTGAGGACATCCACGATGATGTAGGTAGAGGCACCACCAATGAGGACCCCGACGAGACCGCCAACGTTGATCAAACCGACATTGTTCCCCCATAGATATGGCGGAGCAGCAAGAAACTGGGGGCCCACAGTTGCAGTTGCTACTAGACCGCCGAGGATCCCGCCATAATGGAGACATACAAGCCATGTGCCtgggaagagaagagatttCCATGGCGCCAGGAAGTTCTTGACGATGTGGCCACGGTAGACGCCAACTCGCAGGCTTCGTGCAAAGGTGAAGTGCTCTTGTTCTGACGAATGGCTGACATCTGAAACCCTTTCGACTGTATCCACTTCCGCCTTTTCGAATATCGTAGTATTTTGCAATTGATCTTGCTCCATCTGTCCTTGGCGATCGAAGATTGTCTCCGGCACAAATAGAATCTGTGCCACCAAGGTGAAGGCCAGAGGAGCGAGAGCAATCCAGAAGAGATAACGATAGCCAAGGTTGCCAGCGATATATCCGCCGACGAGACCGCCAAGGATGGATCCGACGCTGAGGAAGGTGCTATAGAAAGCCTTAGGAAGGAGTCAGCACAGACAGGTACGCTGCAAATTTTGGATCACTCACTATCGCTCTTCCTCGCTGATGCACGAAGAAACACTCTCCGATCACATGTGGAGCTACGCTGTCCGCTGGTGCGATTCCGAATCCCTGGACGATCCTAGCAGCAAGGAGCGAGTCGAACGAGTCTGCCTTGCCGCACCAAATCGTCGCGCCGACTGTGACTGCCAACGCCAGGATCAGGACCGGGCGACGGCCAAAGATATTTGAGCAAGGAACCCAAATAATGTTTCCCAAGCCGATCATCAGAACGTTGTACGCGATGAGGTGAGAGAGCTCGCCATAGCCAGGTGGTGGTGTATTAGCCGCTCGCGGCAATTGGAACATGATGATGGGTAGAGCAGATGCTATATTTGCTTGGGCGAATGTCCCTGCGAGGGCATAGAAGGACATGGTGAGTAGAACTGCGTATTTTCGCCATCGTGGCCAGTTGAGGGGGTCGGCTGGGTTGAGAGTTGGCGGAGGGATGAGGGCGATGTGATCGTTGTTCTCGTGCTCTGGGCAAACGTCAGCCATATATTCTACGAGCATATCGATGCAGAATAGGAAACGGACCAATTAGTCGAACCGTGCCAGGCGGTTCAGCCTCCGCTACCTCTGCTTTCGACAGACTGAAAGCGTATCTCCACCGAGACATTGTTAAGCAAAGGTCGTCTATCGAATTCTGTGAAAGATTGCTCTGCACAAGACGATCCAGGAGAGCAATGCCGTCCTGTCTGAGCACAACCAGGCGCTAATATACATGATCGTAGCCATGCATAGGAGACTATCTTCACCCAATTGCCGATCGACCAAGCGAGGCGTTTTCTAGACGACCTGTGAGTCTGGGGACCCCGCATGTACGCGTCCACTCTTCCACGTCTCGCTTGTGTTGAGTGAAGGAAGTATAGTTCAGCCATGTGGGCATGCGTCGTCTTCGGACCATCATTGCTGTGGCGGCCGAGGCGCCATACCCGATTAGGACGAAAGCACCTTCTCACGACCTCGATAACACCTACTTTGCAGGATAACAGGAGGTGGCTATGGCAGTGTCGGGGTGCTTTAGGGCAAGCTCTGCATGCCGGAACCTTTGCCGACGACAGCTGGTGTGTTCACATGAAGATCTGGTCGTCATCATCCCTACTCCGAAGACTCGGCCGAGCAGGGGTTTGAGTTCTTTAGTCTTCAATTCATCTACATCATGCTATTTCCATGCTTCTCACTTGCACCTGCCTGAGGCGAACAACATTGATTCAGGAGTGAGCTCAATTCCAAGAGCTATAGGGTACTTGGCTgagctctttatatctcAATGCTTGCCAACTCCCAAACCTGCCCACTGACATCCGTAAGCCACCATCTAGCATCCGAGCGACACTGAGTTGGCGAACAGGGTGTAACTGTCGGCATTCAACACGGCTTGAGCAGTAGTCAATCTCGTGCTTGCAGCGTAGCCGTACGCGTAATCAATCGTGTTCGGCGAGTACACAGCAGAAAGATGAGTGGTCTCGTGCAAGACAGTTCCAGCTTGATCTTGGGCGAAACAGCTTCCAGTGACAGCAGGCAGGGTATAAAAGGCTGGGCAGTAGTTGACGTTGCTGGCAGATGGGACGGCATCTGGTTTCCGAGGGGTGATGTTAGCATATTCTGGAGTTCGTTCCAGGACTGATCACCTTCTAGGAGAACCTCAAGCCTGGAGGCGCGGGGGAAAAGGGTCCGCAGGTGATAACTTACAAGCGAGTACATTCGATGTGCAGTATCCGTAAGGGTCAGTGCAGTATGTTCTGGACACTCCACTAGTGGATGAAGAGCACTCTCCAGCGACAGCACGCAGACGTGCAGCAACAGTGTTGCGCGTTCCGGAAGCAGTGGTGCGGAAGAAAGTGTTGAAGCGAGTTGCGGATCCGGAGGCGGCCTGGCTagctgcagcattggcttGAGTGGCGCAGTTACGGAGACCATTGACCACAGCAGTGCGGCGAGTGCCAGTGCAGTCGCTCTGGATGATTGTGCGCTTGTCGAGACGAACAACAtcgccaacagcagcagcggcttcGCCGTCAATTTCGAGCGACAGAGTGTTGGATTCAAAGATTAAAGCATCACCCGTGAGCTCGGTGGAACCAGCCTCCGCATATGGGAAGACTCCATCTGCCAAGAATTCGTAAATGCCAGAGGCTGGGAAGTCATAGATCTGGGCCGCTTggatctccttctcgatgGTCTCTCCTGCTTCAAGGGTGACGAAGGCATCTGCATCGAGGTTTTGAAGCGACATGCGCTTCGTGATTCCGACGAATGTGGCCGTAGCATCTACGTTGAAATCAGCAATGTGCACTTTGTATCTGAGATTCATTACTCACTGCCTCCGGTCACGTAGAGCTTGTCCACTGGTGCATCGTCGAGGATAGTGCCTCCGGCCAGGAGGTTGTAGGCTGTGGATCCGGTGTTGGTGAGGGCGACTCGGACGAGGGTGTTGTCGATTTGAGTCAACGTTGCTTCGAGAGGAGTTGCTCGCCGATCCAGAGGGCTTGCAGCAACAGTGGCCACcagggcagcagcagtcgcgaGAGTGAACTTCATCTTGTCGTTCGGGATGGAAATGCGGGTGCCTCGGATTGATGGACTGAAGAAACGATGATGAGTCCAGCACAACTGTGGTGATTGTGTCCATCTTTATACATATTCACCAGATGTTTATTGTAGATGGAGCGTCCACAGCGCAGCGGACCTTTTGCGATCTTGCCGTATCGCCTGCAGTCTGTAGGTTTGCTTCGTAGCACGGCGAGTATGCCCCAAGAGGCAGTTGACAAGACTCGACAAGTGTTGGTTGAACATCGAAGATGTCGTGCATCGTGTTCTCCAGCGCGACATTCCCGAATCGTCCATCGCTATCAAAGTATCACTCAAGTCGGACCAGTCGCAACGATGCGTTGTCCGACTCGTCGAGAAGTACAAGACGTCTAGATGACTTGGCTGGTCTGAGGTCCAGCCCAAGCCCATATACTTTGCTCGGCATTGGCTTCGCCATGGCAATAATGGTCCGTCTGTATGTCTTGTCGCACTTTGGCAATGCTTCTCGTGACCTGTCTCAGATCGTGAACTTGCCGCCCGAATCTAATTGCTCCTGAATATGTCGCAACTTTCGATGTATGAGTGGATGCCATAGCCTGTCGCTCTCCAGACCAGTATTTACTGGAGTAGGAGATTCATCGCATGTGTGAATATGCTTGGAATCTCTGTCATGCCAAGAGTCCTGTTCTGCATAAGAATGCATACCACATGCAATGCAGTGTCTCTACGCGAGGCGAAGGACATGTAACAACCTGCATCCTTGGCGTAGGTTCAAATCGACTTGTGAAGCTTCCTATTGGAGGAAATTGGTGTGGAGTTGTTGCGCTCGTATCGAAAACAGGCGAGTTACATCTGTTCGTTGCCCTACGCTAGTCCTGACGCCTATCAGTGTCTTTGCTGCCACGAAAGACGGCGAGGTCCACCATGATGGTTCGTTGCAGGGCAAGGAAGCTTTCGCCAAATGCATCACGAGCGTCTCCGCTTGGGGAAGGTTCCAAGCAACTTTCACTCATGTCAGTGATGCGAAAAGACCCGCTGGTGGTCGCCATTGCGTGCTCAGAGCACCCATAATGCGTGATACACTAAGGGATTGTGCTTGGACCTTCTCGCAGCAATGGAATAATTGGAGAAACGgtcatcgacatcgaacCAATGCACGACATGAACGAGGCTCTTTCTGGCACACCAATGTTTCAGGCATACTCCATAGCAGCATTGGTGACTGCAGATGCAGGCGTCTCGGCTACGGAACGTCTTTGCTGTCAAATGGGAGCCGGCATCCGCCATGCAGTGTTACCGATCTGTGTGTTCTCttgtctccttctcgaaaTGGACGTTATCCGGCTTGGAATGACCCACTAGGTATAGTCTCGCGTCAAGCTGGCTCGTCGGCGGACTGCCGGAGCTCGCCGATTGTGAATGCGTGCCTCCGTAGACATGTGGTCAACAGTGTTGCTCCGCATAGTTGATCGCCAAACCGAAGAGACACATTGCATCCAGTGTCATTGTTCTGGCAGTCCTCCGCACGCGCACCTGGATCCAACAGCACGCCAGCAGTCAAAACATGGCGACAACTTCCATTATTGAAGACCTGGAGGTGTCACTCAGCGCCAGCGAGCAGTCACAGACAGTCAAAGCAAAAGTCCGGAACCTCAGCACCTCCACTACGTACACATTCTTCACCTGGGATACCGTGCTTGACTCATTGAGTCCCTTGGCGACAGGCACTTTGCAATTGCGATCGAAGTCTTCCGGACAGGCGATTGAGAGCCCTAGAGTACTAGCCCGTCGTGTTATGCCACCCAGACGAGAAGATCTGGCTGAGATCGCACCAAAATCTGAAACTTCCAACGAAGTGATGTTAAAAGGGCCCTGGCTTCCGCAGGATGCGGAAGCGTACATCGTGCGGGCCGTAGGATCATGGAGAGCCGTGTGGAGGAAGCCGATTTCAGAGATTAGCGATGCCGAGCTGGAGTCCATAGAAGGCGATATCGCAGAAGGAACTTTTGAAAGCAATGACTTGGTCGTGAGTCTAGCATGACTCTGACAAGAACACACCAGCTGTGCTCGCACAAGGAGTCTTTGTACATTAGGACACGACATAATTTGAGGCAGTTTGCTCGCCAGATTGAACACTCCTGAGACGAATGGTCTTTCCGGCTCGCTCTCCAGTAGCTTTGCCTTCAGCCACCGCAAATCTGCCATTGACAAGAACAGCTCGAATGCCATTTGCAGGTTGTCTCGGCTTCGCGTATGTGGCTGCGTCACGAATAATTTCAGCATCGAATAAGACCAGATCCGCTCGGAAGCCTGTTTTGATCCAGCCACGATCCGAGACCTCCACCACTTTCGCTGGACGTGAAGTGAGATGGGCAATGGCTTCCTCCAGACCACCTTGGAACACTGTCTCGGGCTCGACTGCGTCGTATACTTCGCTGCTTCTTGGGTGATAGATATTTCTCGATTTGCCTTGCGGAAGATCTCGTGCATAGTGTCCTAGGTACCTTGGGAAGGTGCCCCAGCCCCGAGGATGCGGTTTGGTAGAAGTCAAGATGCCATCAGATCCCCCTGTGTGGCGCGGATGACGCATGATCTTTCGAACGTTGCCCTCGTGGCCTGAGTGGGACAGGATTGTACTGTGGAAGTTGTCTTCTCTCAGAATCTCAACATATTTGTCGAACGGGTCCTTAGATTGCTCTTCGGCGATCTGCGCGATTGTCTTGCCAACATATGCTGACGCCAGCTCCTGTTTCTGCACACCTCCAATCTCCAGGATATCCCAATGTAACGTGCAGCCATGACATCCATCTGTACCCTCGAAAAGTGCCAGTCGTTTGATCTCGGCGAGCTTTGCGGGGTCGTTCAGTACCTCCAATTTATCATCCGCAGATGCAGCCCAGCTGGGTAGAGTTGATGCCAAAGTTGTCGACCCGGGCAGGTAGGGATATGTATCCAGACTGATATCGACGCCTTCGCTGATAGCTTGGTCGATCATCGTGACTAGCTCGTCGGCTCTTCCGGCGTTCTCTGCGTAGTTCAGAGTAGCATGTGTCAAATGAAGACGTACGCCCGTCTTTCTTCCAATATCAATCATGTCCGCATAGGCCTTTAGTGCCCCTTTGCCATAGGATCGGGTATGCGGGCAGTAATAGCCTCCGTACTGCTTAACAACCTTGCAGAGTTCGGCGATCTCATCATCTGAAGCGAAGTTGCCGGGCACGTAGGTCAGCCCTGAGCTCATACCCACAGCACCTTCCGCAAGAGACTTGGCCAGTATCCGTTGCATCTGTGCAATCTCATCGGGAGTCGCTGGGCTTGAGTCCCAGCCCTTGACGAGAATTCGCAAGTTGCCTTGAGGCACCAGATATGCTGCATTAGTTGCAATACGTTCGCGATCCAGTACATCCAGATACTCTCCGACAGTCTTCCATCGATTGAAGAAGTCTGGAGGATCGGTAGGATTACCATTCCAGCCAGATATCTGCTCTCTGATGCGAGCCATGCTTGCGTCATCTACAGGGCTGTACGAGATGCCATCCTGTCCGATCACCTCTGTCGTTACACCTTGCGTGATCTTCGCCTCGTGAGATGGGGTATGAAGGAGCGACAGATCTGAATGCGCATGCATATCGATGAAGCCTGGGCAAAGACTCCATCTGCCGTTCTCACAATCGACAATGTGAACTCCGGCATCCCTCATCTGCTTGAGCTCATTGGGCTCAATGGAAGACGTCGCATCACGGATGGCAGTAATATAGCCCTCCTTGACTAGGACACTTGCAATGAATCGGGGAGTTTCGCCGGAACCATCAAAGATGGTGGCGTTCAGAAAGGTGATATCTTGTTCGCTGGAATGCTCCATGATCAGGTGGGTTCAATCTTCTCTGGAAGCTCACAAAGCTCTTGCCAAGGAGCCGCAGTGCTCTCTGCGGATGACAGCTGATGAGAAGCCATGATCAATCGTCGTGTTGCTTTGTCAGGATGGAGCTGTTGTTCGGGCAAGAGAGGAGGCAGACGTCGCCTATCTGGCACTAGTCCCGATTTGGAAAGCCGAAAGCACGTTGGCACGACAGACTCCAACGCGTCTTCACTTCTCGCTCCTCACGCGCTGAGGACTGCTTTCTCATGCCGCCATCGGTAATCCATCAAGCTCTGGAACAGAGATCTCTGCTGCGAGAGCCGGCATCAAACTATCGCATCGCACTCGCGCCCGTGGAGAAACCGTTTTCTACAGATTGTCGAAACCAACGCCGAAAGCCGCGAGAAGCGCAAGTGCGTGCATAAAACCGCAACGGCTTTTGAAGCCAGTTTCTGGGCAAGAATATCTTCCTGAGATGACCTCTCACCCGGGCACCATGCGTACAATGCCGTCAAGGGTAAAGAATGCTTACAACGTTGCTCGGAACAGGAACGGAGAGTCTCGCAAGTGCTCAGAGGACTGCATAGATGTCAGAATTGATACAGGTCGACATCTCATCACTCTCCCAAGTGAAGTAAAGACAACCTAACGGTAGGTGAGCTTTGAGCGTGGATGCCTGTCCAATTGTAAAGCGCTGTGAGTGAAGGAAGATCCCAATAGCAGGTCAAAACCTCACTTGGGCCCCCATAAACTGCCTACTTTCCTAAACAACCTCTCTCCACTTCTCTATTCCCACAGCATCTTCCGACAGACAGGTGTCAGCACAAGATGACCACAATGTCGAACATCAGCCCACGCAAGCGCAAACTGTACGTCTCTCACTCACCGTGCTGACTCATCTCCAGCTGACATTCTACCAGGTGCGACTTCTCGGAGGAGACCGTGATCATCTTGGTGGGACCGAGTGTCAAGAGCTACACTGTGCATCCAACAATCTTGACCAACCACTCTCGCTTCTTCCGGGCAATTTTCAGCAACCATACATTCAGAGAGTCATATGAGAAAGTCGCCCGCTTGCCTGAGGTCGATGTCGGCATCTTCCAAATCTACATAACTTATGTCTACAGCGGCAACATCGTCCTATCCAAGCATGAGGGCGGGGAAGAGTACGGCAAGGACAACGACCCGGATGGTGTCATGCGCTTTCAGATTCTGGTGCAGCTGTATTCCCTCGCCAACTATCTTCACGATGGTAATCTGAAGAACAGCATTATCGACTACCTGATGGGTCTCAACGAGCTCCTGGACAGCGGCGCAACAGCGGCAGCAATCACACTGGCCTTCGAGACGAACGCACAAGAGAGCAGCGCCTTGTGTCGGTTGCTGGTCGACACTTACCTCTTCTCCTGCTACCCCAAGTTTCTCAAAGATTCCTGGAACGACCTGCCATCGGCCTTCATCGGCAGTCTGACCTTTGGCTGGGCTCAAGCTTCCTGGGACAAGTCCACGGTATACGCGCACCCCTCGGCGGCCGCTCGTTGCAAGTACCACGAGCATGACGAAGATGTTCCTGTGGATGAGAGCGGTACTTGTGGGATCGGGCCCATCAAGACCACGCCCAAGAAGGGGGCCAAGAGCGGAGTGATCAGACGGTGAACATGAGTCAAGCAGGACCAGCATGACCAAATCCAGGTTCCGAGCATTATAGTACAGAGATGACTGACTCAATAGAAGCAACGTGGGATGTGTGTACAAAAAGGCATTCAGCGCGAGAGGTTCCACTCTATCGGAGACGCTACGTTACTGAAGCCGCGGCCGCATAGCAGGAACATTTAATCGCGCTTGTCATGCTAGGATATCGTGTTCTAAAACAGGCAAATGGAATGATGGGGTAGTGTTCTGCTCAGCTGTCCGCTGGTCCGCAATACAAGACGTGCTCGAGCGGCCGCTTTCATGGATGGAAAAACGGCAAAATTTGGGAAAACAACCCAAGCAATTGGCAGCAGCGTACAGTAGTGCAGATCAAAGAGAAACCATGTGGGTATCTGAAGCTAGTCTGAAGCTTTTTCTCTCGTCTCATCGGACGCGGCCGTTCACACTACTACCGCGGCCGGTGGACCACAACCCGATCACGAAGTCGTTGAGGTCACTTCACCGGGCTGCTCGTTGGCATCTGGCGCGGTCGCAGTCTCTGTATCCGTGTCATCTTCACTTCCGTCCTCGCTTTCGTCCTCGCTCCCTTCTCCGCTCTCCTCTCCactctcctcttcatctccctCCTCAGCCTCCTGCAACTCCagcaacttcttcttcctggcctcttcagccttcctctccctctcctcatTCCTCCGAATGATCCTCACCTCCGACGGATTCCACACCGCCCTCTCCTGCCTCATAATCTGCTCCTCCGTATAAACCCTCGCTCGCCGTCCATTGCTCGAGAAACCATAATTGATCATCTCAAGAACCTTTTCCTGCGCATTGATCTTCCTCCGCATCGCCTCACTCATGACGAGCAAATCAATTGTCATGAGCGGTACGGGGCGGAAAGGACTGCCGTCCTTCGGCGGGAAGTAGGGCTGGTATCCTGTTTGAACGAACTTCTCCAAGCGGAGGCCCAGGATGGGTTTGGACTTGTTGAAATTGTTGCTGGGCTGAGTCGGACCGCGGTATTTGTGCCTCATCCACAATTTGAGGATGTCGATTTCTTCGATCGGTCTACCGTGACCAGCGCCATCGGGCGCCAAGCCACGGAGGACACGCCAGAGGGGTGTGAGGGAGTTCTCGGCGAGGAGGATTTCTTTGAGGGCGGAGCCTAAGGGCATGCCGTTTGCCCAGCGGTTGGGGAAGACGGTTTGAGCGGGGTGATTGACGGGAAAGAGGTTGTAACCTGGGTCGGTGAAGAACATGTCGAgtttgaggaagaagactgtGGCGAGTTTGAGGTGGCAAGGGGCGATGTAGCGTTTGCTTTGAATGCAGAAGATGCGGTGGGCGTTGAGGGGGAGGTCCATGATGAACCAGAGGCGCTGAGAGAGTGTTAGCTTGGGGTTCTTCTCAATGCAAGATGTACGTGGCTCACCTTCATCGCGTCTCTAGTCTTTGGTGGCACTCTGAGTGCTCTGGTCGCAAGCTGGATGAAAATGTCCTTCACAACTCCTTCACGCCAAACGACCATCTGAAGCCAACGCAAACTGGGCACGTCGCGCGAGAAGAGGTTCATTTGCGCGATGTCCGGGCCAAGATGGTCTGACTTTGCTTTCTGTCTCTTGATCGGGTCTTTGATGCAGAGATCAGCATAGTGGCGCCATGGGAATATCAGCTCCGCACCGGGTGACCATGTTCGGACGCTG
This genomic interval from Cercospora beticola chromosome 7, complete sequence contains the following:
- a CDS encoding uncharacterized protein (MEROPS:MER0001399), with translation MKFTLATAAALVATVAASPLDRRATPLEATLTQIDNTLVRVALTNTGSTAYNLLAGGTILDDAPVDKLYVTGGNATATFVGITKRMSLQNLDADAFVTLEAGETIEKEIQAAQIYDFPASGIYEFLADGVFPYAEAGSTELTGDALIFESNTLSLEIDGEAAAAVGDVVRLDKRTIIQSDCTGTRRTAVVNGLRNCATQANAAASQAASGSATRFNTFFRTTASGTRNTVAARLRAVAGECSSSTSGVSRTYCTDPYGYCTSNVLAYAVPSASNVNYCPAFYTLPAVTGSCFAQDQAGTVLHETTHLSAVYSPNTIDYAYGYAASTRLTTAQAVLNADSYTLFANSVSLGC